Proteins from a single region of Corvus hawaiiensis isolate bCorHaw1 chromosome 6, bCorHaw1.pri.cur, whole genome shotgun sequence:
- the NUCB2 gene encoding nucleobindin-2 has product MRRLSVLPQQCLLLMTCLLMALEAVPIDIDKTKVKAEGHVEGEKVENPDTGLYYDEYLRQVIDVLETDKHFREKLQTADIEEIKSGKLSRELDLVSHHVRTRLDELKRQEVARLRMLIKAKMDSVQDTGIDHQALLKQFEHLNHQNPDTFEPKDLDMLIKAATSDLENYDKTRHEEFKKYEMMKEHERREYLKTLDEEKRKREESKFEEMKKKHGDHPKVHHPGSKDQLKEVWEEADGLDPNEFDPKTFFKLHDVNNDGFLDEQELEALFTKELEKVYDPKNEEDDMVEMEEERLRMREHVMNEVDINKDRLVTLEEFLRATEKKEFLEPDSWETLDQQQLFTEDELKEFENHISQQEDELRKKAEELQKQKEELQRQHDQLQAQKQELQQVVKQMEQKKLQQGNPPAGPGGELKIQPPGEPKAGDTPKHPVGGDQPLPPGHVQEPAVRTDQVHP; this is encoded by the exons ATGAGGAGGTTATCTGTCCTGCCCCAACAGTGTCTTTTGCTGATGACATGTCTCCTAATGGCCTTGGAAGCTGTACCTATAGACATAGATAAGACAaaagtcaaagcagaaggccatGTAGAAGGAGAGAAGGTAGAAAATCCA gatacaGGACTTTATTATGATGAATATCTCAGGCAAGTAATAGATGTCTTAGAAACTGATAAGCATTTCAGGGAGAAACTCCAGACTGCTGACATAGAGGAAATAAAG agTGGAAAGCTAAGCAGAGAGCTTGATTTAGTAAGCCACCATGTGAGAACACGGCTGGATGAACTAAAAAGACAAGAGGTAGCAAGATTAAGAATGTTAATTAAAGCTAAAATGGATTCTGTTCAAG ACACTGGTATAGACCATCAGGCTCTCCTTAAGCAGTTTGAGCACCTGAACCATCAGAATCCTGACACCTTCGAACCTAAAGACTTGGATATGCTGATCAAAGCA GCTACAAGTGACCTGGAAAACTATGATAAGACTCGCCATGAGGAGTTTAAGAAATACGAGATGATGAAAGAACATGAGAGGAGAGAGTATTTAAAAACACTGgatgaagaaaagaggaaacGAGAAGAATCCAAATTTgaggagatgaagaaaaaacatgGAGATCACCCTAAAGTTCACCATCCT GGAAGCAAAGATCAACTGAaagaggtgtgggaagaagCAGATGGACTAGATCCTAATGAATTTGAccccaaaacatttttcaaattgcACG ATGTCAATAATGATGGTTTCCTGGATGAGCAAGAATTAGAAGCTTTGTTTAccaaagag TTAGAAAAAGTTTATGATCCCAAGAATGAAGAGGATGACATGGttgaaatggaagaagaaaggctgagaatGAGAGAACATGTAATGAATGAG GTTGACATCAACAAGGACCGGCTAGTGACTTTGGAAGAGTTCCTGCGAgctacagagaaaaaggaatttctggagcCAGATAGCTGGGAG ACACTAgatcagcagcagctcttcacTGAGGATGAGCTGAAGGAATTTGAAAACCACATTTCCCAGCAGGAAGATGAACTTAGAAAGAAGGCAGAAGAActtcagaaacagaaggaagagcTACAGAGGCAGCACGATCAGCTTCAGGCTCAGAAACAAGAGCTTCAGCAG GTTGTAAAACAGATGGAACAAAAGAAACTACAGCAGGGAAATCCTCCTGCAGGACCAGGTGGAGAACTGAAAATCCAACCCC CTGGTGAACCCAAAGCTGGAGACACACCAAAACACCCAGTGGGAGGTGATCAGCCTTTACCACCAGGACATGTCCAAGAACCAGCTGTCAGAACTGATCAAGTTCACCCTTAA